Proteins from a single region of Rhinatrema bivittatum chromosome 13, aRhiBiv1.1, whole genome shotgun sequence:
- the LOC115074924 gene encoding transmembrane protein 246-like has translation MYKRDTMALWLLQICLRKRRYTFPFLHLLILTAVTFGVLLPLLCHGLLHSYFYVRRWHLDHMSLEFLEQNLEKAQAAAQYFDNLHLLNSSSTLMSSINVDGPSPKPWLVITIVTVHRQPEYHYPLQVMSRFHHLLAQCGDACHHHQLFICNVDQDPQNHRDAHVLAKFFPTVVRYGEEEGAPSEDTSSINLFEKEKQDYAYCLTKTLLTFDTEYVLMVEDDAVPEEEFFSVLHHLLLARFSEAPLGGALYFKLYHPERLQRYVNPEPMRILEWIGLGMFLGTLLSLAYTRAVGYQSISWPIFLFFMLYSMALAELFGRHYVLELRRLAPALYNVVPATECCMPAMLYSSASATRTLGYLNEFHCKPGFAKDTALYSILSEKGERASVVEPNLVRHVGLHSSLRRRNDNPKLL, from the coding sequence ATGTATAAGAGGGACACCATGGCCCTGTGGCTACTGCAGATTTGCCTCAGAAAGAGGCGTtacaccttccccttcctccatcTGCTCATTTTGACGGCAGTGACCTTCGGAGTACTGTTGCCCCTGCTGTGCCATGGTCTTCTCCACTCGTACTTTTATGTCCGTAGGTGGCACCTGGACCACATGAGCTTGGAGTTTTTGGAACAGAATCTGGAGAAAGCGCAGGCCGCTGCCCAGTATTTTGATAACCTGCATTTGTTGAACTCATCATCAACATTGATGTCTTCGATCAATGTTGATGGGCCTTCTCCTAAGCCTTGGTTGGTGATCACCATTGTCACTGTGCATCGGCAGCCAGAGTACCACTACCCACTGCAGGTGATGTCCCGCTTCCACCACCTTCTGGCACAGTGTGGCGATGCCTGCCATCACCACCAACTCTTCATTTGCAATGTTGACCAGGACCCACAGAATCACAGGGATGCCCATGTCCTGGCCAAGTTCTTCCCCACTGTAGTGCGCTATGGTGAAGAAGAGGGTGCACCATCTGAAGACACCAGTTCTATCAACCTCTTTGAAAAGGAGAAGCAAGACTATGCTTACTGCTTGACCAAGACACTGTTGACCTTTGACACAGAATATGTGCTGATGGTAGAGGATGATGCAGTACCAGAGGAAGAATTCTTTTCAGTTTTGCATCACTTGCTCCTGGCACGGTTCTCAGAGGCACCACTAGGGGGTGCTCTCTACTTCAAACTCTATCACCCGGAGCGGCTGCAGCGTTATGTGAATCCTGAACCCATGAGGATCCTGGAGTGGATTGGGCTAGGAATGTTCCTGGGTACCCTCCTGAGTTTGGCATACACCCGGGCAGTTGGCTATCAGTCCATCAGTTGGCCCATTTTCCTCTTCTTTATGCTGTACAGCATGGCATTGGCAGAACTCTTTGGACGCCATTATGTCTTGGAGTTGAGGCGTTTGGCGCCAGCACTTTATAACGTTGTGCCTGCTACTGAGTGTTGCATGCCTGCTATGCTGTACTCTAGTGCCTCTGCCACTCGAACGTTGGGGTACCTCAATGAGTTCCACTGTAAGCCAGGCTTTGCCAAGGACACAGCTCTGTACTCCATCCTCAGTGAGAAGGGGGAGCGGGCATCTGTGGTGGAGCCCAATCTGGTGAGGCACGTGGGGCTTCACTCCAGCCTTAGAAGAAGAAACGATAACCCCAAGTTACTCTAA